In the Nitratiruptor sp. YY09-18 genome, TAGAGAAGGGTATGAGGATATATATGAAAAGGTAACTGATCTCATTAAAAAAATCCCAAAGGAGGTAGTTGAGTCAATCATAATAGAGCATATGAGCAATTACGATTTTCCTCAAACTATTGGCAGTTATGAGCTTTACAAAAAGCGCAAATTTGGAAAGAGCACTCTGAGTTTTTATAGATGAAAAAGCCTGTTATTAGTATAGTAATACTATTTTTTATATTTATGCTCACATTTTTTGGTGGGTATTTCTACAAAGTCTCTGCTTATGATCCAAATGTCCATCAAATACTCCTCCCACCAAGCATAGAGCACCCTTTCGGTACTGATAGACTTGGGCGTGACCTCCTCGCTAGAATCATTGAGGGTGGAAAAAATTCGCTTATTATTGGAGTAGGGAGTGCGATTATCTCCTCCTTTATCGCACTCATTGCAGGGGTAAGTGCAGGATATTTTCGAGGATGGGTAGATAGAGGATTTGTAGTAGTGGTTGATCTTTTTTTGACCTTTCCTACCTTTTTCCTCCTCTTGGCTCTTGTAAGCTATATCCAGGCTTCTGCACTGGTACTCATCATAGTTATCTCCATCACTGGATGGATGGGCAACGCAAGAATGATGAGGAGTGAGAGCTATGCTATTGCAAAAAAGCCATTTGTCAAGATTTTAAAAATCGCTCATGCACATTCATATAAAATAATATTAAAATATTTCCTCCCGCTTTTAGCACCTCTTTTTTTCATAGGGTTTACTTTTGGAGTAGGTGGAGCAATTTTGGCTGAATCTGGGTTAAGTTTTTTAGGTCTTGGGGTGCTTCCTCCACAGATGAGCTGGGGATCGATTTTGAGTGAAGGAAAAGAGGTGATTGATATTGCATGGTGGGTAAGTTTCTTCCCAGGCCTCATGATTTTTCTCGTTACCTTTAGCCTTATAAATATCAGTGACTATTTACAAAATGTCACAAACAAAAAAGAGAAGATGCTATGAAATTTTTAGAACGATTCAATATCTCAAAAAAACTGCGTCAAAAAATAAAAGAGGCAATTGAGAAGAGAGTGGAGCTGCGTGTACAAGCAAGACTAGCTCAGCACCATCTCAAAAAAGATGATTTTACTCCTGAGGAACTTGCTATTATATATGAAGATGAGCGCCTCAAACTCTATGATGATCTCAAATCCAAAGGACTCATAGCACTTTTGGCAGCATTAGGAATTAGTCTTTTTTAGGATGAAGTATGTTTAAACAGATCAAATCAGCAATTATCTGGACATATATCTATCGATTTCGTTCTCTTTTGATCAGATTGATTATATCTTTGTTACTCATAGGTTTTATTGAATTTATATATCGTGATATCATAGAGTATCTTCAGCTATCAAAAAAGCTGGAATATCTTTTTTATGTAATAGTAATCAAATGGACTTTGATTATATTAATTATAGTCTATTTTTTATATAAACTAAAAAACTTTGTAAAAAATATATCAAAAAAAAACGATAATAAAGAAATAAAAAAATTACAATTTATACACAAAAAAATGTCAAAAAAAGAGATACGTACTATGGCACAAAAAATCATTGAACAAAAAGTAAGAAAATGAAAAAGAAAATCATAGCAGGAGTCTTATGCTTACTCTGTGTATATGCTGATCAAACAAATCTTGATATGCTTTTGGGAAGTCTTCAACAAGCTGAGGATCTTTCCAAAAAAACTATACAAGAGAGTGCGGGATATGTCATAACTTATACTAGAGAAGATCTAGATAGAATGCATATCAAATCTCTTAAAGAGATTTTAGAGAGACTTCCATTTATAAGATACAACGAAGATGCCAATGGTTTGACAGATCTATTTTATGAACCTTTCCAGCCTACTAAATATGGTCAGATTAAACTTTATATTGATGATAAAGAGACCTCGGATGCAATCTTTGGTAACAGTCTGCAAGCTTTTTCTGAAATGGATATCTCCTTTATAGACCATATTGAAATATATTTAGGTGCTGTCTCTTTTACACTCGGAACAGAACCTTCTATAACTATTATCAAACTTTATACGAAAGATCCAGCTAGAGAAAATAGTGCAATGATAGATATCGGTGGAGGCTCTCGCGGAAAAAAAGATTTCATATATTTAAATGGAAGAGATTTAGGAGATATGAAATATCTTTTTTATGTTAATCATCGCGATAATCGAAGGAAAAAAATCAAATTCCATAGTACAGAACTTTCTCGTGATAAGAAATTTAATTCAATGTATTTTCTTTTGTATAAAGATAAATTGCGCTATGAACTTTTTGTCTCTCGCATTGATATCAAACCTTTTACAGCTGGTGCAATTAATCTAGAACCAAAATTGGCCCATATATCAACAAGAAATTTCTTTACAGGATTACGCTATGATGATCCAGAAAATGGATGGCATAATTATCTCTATTTTACATATAGCAACAACTGGGCATACGAGAGGGGAAATGGTATTTTGGGTGTTCTACCCCAAAATAGGTTTCTCTACCTAAAACCATACAAGTCCCATGATTTTAAAGCTACGAGTACTGTAACAGAAGTTGATATCAAAAAAAAGTTCCAAATAACAAAAAATTGGAGTCTCTTAACTGGTATTACAGGTAAAGCAAAACATTTTGAATTTTTAAAAAATAGATTCGATAATATTGACTTTTCCCATCTACCTTATAATCAAGAAAACCTTGTAGCAGGCTATATAGAAAGTTCTTATCTCTTAAATAATAACAATGTGGTTATTTTAGATTTAAAAAAAGATAAATATTTCGAAAACGGTCCGGTTGATGATTATGATCAAATATTTTTTAGAACCGGTTATATTTATAATTCTCCTACAATTGTTACTAAATTTTTTCTAGGAAAAACAGATTTAAAACCTTCACCAAAACAGCTTCTTGAATCATTAAATAGTAACAAGCTAAAAAAACAAACATATACTGCATTTGCTTGGGAACTACAAAAAAAAGATAAAAAGCAAAAATTTTCTATACTTTATACTTGGATGCAAATTGAAAATCTTATTATTCGAGATATTGATACCTTTAAACTTATCAATGATACTAATAATTTAATATATAATACTCTAGACATTCGTTATTGTTACAAATTTGATTTAGACAATAAAATGGAAATAGAAGGATTTATTGTTAAACCAAATCGACAGACTAATCCATCATCAAGAAATCTTTATGGTGCTCATATTATGTCGTATAACAAATGGAAAAATTTTAATTTTTTTAACTCTTTAGTATATAGGAGATGGACAAAAGATCAAGGGTCTGGGTTTGATTACAGCTTTACTGTCAATTACCGACTAAGCGATAAACTGTCGTTTTATTTCAAAGGACTAAATATATTTGGTTCTGCGATAAAAACTAACTATTATGGATACGATATGGTCAAATCACAAATTATCAAACTTTCTGATGTAGATGTAATAGACAGAGAGTTTTTGGTAGGAATGGAGTATCAATTTTGAAAAAGATAACTCTATTTTTCATTTCTGTTATTTTCGTTGTAGCAGCAAGCAATGCAGATCTTATCAAAGCGAGTCTTTTTTCCTTAATAGTAGAACTTTTGAATCGAGACAACCCTTATGTACAGATCTATATCAATTCAAAAGAGTATCAAAATATTCCAAAATATATCAAAAAATTTAAATTTACTAATAATTGTGTAAATGCTGATATTATTTTTGTCGATTCATTGTCACTATTACAAAAAGAGTGTATCTACGATCATAAAATTTTCGTGACAAGTTATTACGATTTTGTTCACAACAAGGATAAAGTCATAGGTGCATTTTTTTGGCAAAAAGGTAGACCAACTATTATTTTCAACAAAAAAATGCTCGAATATTTTGGTGTAAAATTGCCACCAAAGTATAATAAATATATTGATTAAACATGCGATTTATAGGGATAAAAAAATATATTTACTTTCTCTTTTTGATCCTTATAATGTTTTTGCTAACTGTCTTTATTTATATTAAATTTGATAATGTGATAAAAATCACATCTAGTGAATTCAAAACTCTAAAAATTCATGAAACAAAACACAATGCACTTTCTATATCACACCTTCTTCGCACCTATATCGATCCAACAAAAAACATTTTACAAATTTTAAAAAATAATGAGAGTCTGCAAAAAAAACTCAATAATATTCTCGCCAGTTTTATCAATGATGAGAATAGATACGTCTATATTATATATCAAGATAATTATCATAATTATCGATATCTTGCTGATGGTTCACTTAATCCTGAAGATAGAGGTTTTTTTGGACAGAAATTTTTTCCTCTCCAAGAAGAAAAATGGCATCGAGCATTCAAATCCAATAAACCTACCATTTTTACCCAAAATAAAATTAACAACCTATGGATAACAATGCTATATCCTTTAAATATTTTCAAAGGAGTTAAAAGTTTTTTAGTAATCGATCTTTCTACAAGCGCATATAAAAATATAAAGAACGTACTTTATCAATTGAGAAATTTCCTCAAATATCTTCTTTATTTCTTTATTGGAATCTTTATATTATTAATTTTACTTTATGCTTTTTTATACACAGAGTATCGCCGAACGTTTGTTGATGCTTTAACTGGGGTATATAATCGAAACTATCTCAAACACATAGAAAAAATTATAGATCTCTCACAGTACACCTTGGCAATGATTGATCTGGATAATTTCAAGGCTATTAACGATAATTATGGTCATACAATAGGTGATGAAGCAATAAAAAAAGTAGCCAAAAATATAGCAGCAAATATTCGTCAAGACGATATTTTGATTAGATATGGTGGAGATGAGTTTTTGTTGTTTGCTAAAAAGGGAAGAGATATGAAAAATTTCTACAACAGAATCTATGATATCATCAATAATACCATCATCACTATTCCAGATGCTACACAGTTAAAGACAGGATGTTCTATGGGGGTTAATCTCTTGCCAGATAGGGATAATACTATCATAGAGGCTATAAAAAAAGCTGATATTAAGCTTTATCACGCAAAAAAATTAGGAAAAAATAGAGTAGAATACAGAGATCAAGCAGATAAAAATAAAAAAATTTTGGAATTTGACAAGATTAATCATTTAATCCATCAAAGGAATGTGATACTATACTTTCAACCAATCATTAATATGAAAACAAAAAAAATAGAAAAATATGAAGCTCTTGCAAGACTTTATGATGGAAAGCATATATATTATCCTAATCAATTTCTTGGTACAATTTTTCAAACCAATACATATCGTGAATTTTCAAAAATCATAATCCAGCAAGCATTTGAAATTATTAAAAATTATCAAATATCTATTAGTGTCAATTTTAATAAATCTGATTTTATCGATGACGCATACTATGATTCAATTAAAGAGATTATTGAAGAAAATCAAAAATATAGAGAGTTGTTTATATTAGAACTCTTAGAAAACGAGGAGCTTAAAGTTGATGATGAGAAGATATTAAAAAGAATAAAATATTTTCAAAATTTGGGATGTAAAATTGCTTTAGATGATTTTGGAAGTGGATATTCAAATTTTAACTATCTATTGATACTAGAACCTGACATAGTAAAAATAGATGGCTCTCTTATATCTCAGATACAACAAAGTCCAAATGCCAAAAAAATAGTCCAAAGTATCATATATTTCACTAAATATATGGGAATTGAAACAATCGCTGAATTTATTGAAAATGAAGATATATTCAATATAGTAAAAAATTTAGGGATAGATTATGGACAAGGCTATTTTATAGGAAAACCCTGTCAAAAACTACAAAGAGAGCCTTTTAAGATCTTCGAGTGTATCGACACCAATGCTGCGTGATTTGACTTTTGCCATCGCTATTTTATACCCATGATAGAGAACTCGTAGCTGCTCTAACTTCTCTATATTTTCAAGTGGTGCTTCTTTTAAAGAACAAAAACGCTCAAGCATTTTTCGCGTATATCCATAAATACCTATATGTTGATAGTATATTTTTAACTCCTCTCTTGGATAAGGGATTTTACTGCGTGAAAAGTAGAGCGCAAAATTTGTGCTATCAAGAACTACCTTGACTCTGTTAGGATCATCAGCCTTTTGTGCATCAATCTCTTTATAAACGCTATGCAGCATAATCTCATCACTATCTCTATGTTTTTGCACAAGATCTTTAACACTCTCGATTACTTCTGGCTCGATAAAAGGCTCATCAGCTTGCACATTTATAATGATATGATCTGGTTCAAGGCCCAAAATAGTAGCTGCTTCATTGACACGGTCAGTCCCACTTGCATGGTGCTCCCTTGTCAACACAGCTCTAAACCCATACTCATTGGCCACTTCAACTACCTCTTTGCTATCTGTTGCTATAACCACTTCATCAACTTTGCTTGCCTGCCTTGCTGTACATATCACCATTGGAACACCATTTATAGGGTAGAGGACTTTGCGCGGAAATCTTGTAGATGCAATACGAGCTGGAATGATTATCATCAAAGGCCTTTTTGGATAAAATTATAGCAAATAAAGGGGGAGAGATGATTATATATCAGCCTCAAGAAGGATATTGCTACAACAGCGATACGATTTTTTTATATAATTTTATCTTACAATTTAGACTTTTTGGAGATGTTCTTGATGTAGGGACAGGCTCAGGTATATTGGCTTTGCTTATTAAGCGCGATTTTCACGCAAATGTCTATGCTATTGAAAAACAAGAAAAGTTCGTAGAGTATGCAAAAATCAATACCAAAGCAAACAAATTACCTATCCATCTCTATCTTGGGGATTTTTTGCATATGAATTTTTCGCATAAATTTGACTTTATAATCTCCAATCCTCCCTTTTATCACAAAGATGTGATCCGCAGTAAAAACAAAATGATCGATACAGCAAGATACTCTGGTCATATGCCGCTAGAAAAGTTTTTGCAAAAAGCAAATA is a window encoding:
- a CDS encoding tRNA1(Val) (adenine(37)-N6)-methyltransferase, yielding MIIYQPQEGYCYNSDTIFLYNFILQFRLFGDVLDVGTGSGILALLIKRDFHANVYAIEKQEKFVEYAKINTKANKLPIHLYLGDFLHMNFSHKFDFIISNPPFYHKDVIRSKNKMIDTARYSGHMPLEKFLQKANTILKPKGSLIFCYDAKQIQDIITKLTYYKFNLEVMQLVHPHKDKDATLVMIKAKKSSKSLTKILAPLIVFENGEYRPSTHAIFKRVGVHSIKCKV
- a CDS encoding bifunctional diguanylate cyclase/phosphodiesterase, producing the protein MIKITSSEFKTLKIHETKHNALSISHLLRTYIDPTKNILQILKNNESLQKKLNNILASFINDENRYVYIIYQDNYHNYRYLADGSLNPEDRGFFGQKFFPLQEEKWHRAFKSNKPTIFTQNKINNLWITMLYPLNIFKGVKSFLVIDLSTSAYKNIKNVLYQLRNFLKYLLYFFIGIFILLILLYAFLYTEYRRTFVDALTGVYNRNYLKHIEKIIDLSQYTLAMIDLDNFKAINDNYGHTIGDEAIKKVAKNIAANIRQDDILIRYGGDEFLLFAKKGRDMKNFYNRIYDIINNTIITIPDATQLKTGCSMGVNLLPDRDNTIIEAIKKADIKLYHAKKLGKNRVEYRDQADKNKKILEFDKINHLIHQRNVILYFQPIINMKTKKIEKYEALARLYDGKHIYYPNQFLGTIFQTNTYREFSKIIIQQAFEIIKNYQISISVNFNKSDFIDDAYYDSIKEIIEENQKYRELFILELLENEELKVDDEKILKRIKYFQNLGCKIALDDFGSGYSNFNYLLILEPDIVKIDGSLISQIQQSPNAKKIVQSIIYFTKYMGIETIAEFIENEDIFNIVKNLGIDYGQGYFIGKPCQKLQREPFKIFECIDTNAA
- a CDS encoding TonB-dependent receptor plug domain-containing protein, whose protein sequence is MKKKIIAGVLCLLCVYADQTNLDMLLGSLQQAEDLSKKTIQESAGYVITYTREDLDRMHIKSLKEILERLPFIRYNEDANGLTDLFYEPFQPTKYGQIKLYIDDKETSDAIFGNSLQAFSEMDISFIDHIEIYLGAVSFTLGTEPSITIIKLYTKDPARENSAMIDIGGGSRGKKDFIYLNGRDLGDMKYLFYVNHRDNRRKKIKFHSTELSRDKKFNSMYFLLYKDKLRYELFVSRIDIKPFTAGAINLEPKLAHISTRNFFTGLRYDDPENGWHNYLYFTYSNNWAYERGNGILGVLPQNRFLYLKPYKSHDFKATSTVTEVDIKKKFQITKNWSLLTGITGKAKHFEFLKNRFDNIDFSHLPYNQENLVAGYIESSYLLNNNNVVILDLKKDKYFENGPVDDYDQIFFRTGYIYNSPTIVTKFFLGKTDLKPSPKQLLESLNSNKLKKQTYTAFAWELQKKDKKQKFSILYTWMQIENLIIRDIDTFKLINDTNNLIYNTLDIRYCYKFDLDNKMEIEGFIVKPNRQTNPSSRNLYGAHIMSYNKWKNFNFFNSLVYRRWTKDQGSGFDYSFTVNYRLSDKLSFYFKGLNIFGSAIKTNYYGYDMVKSQIIKLSDVDVIDREFLVGMEYQF
- the kdsB gene encoding 3-deoxy-manno-octulosonate cytidylyltransferase, coding for MIIIPARIASTRFPRKVLYPINGVPMVICTARQASKVDEVVIATDSKEVVEVANEYGFRAVLTREHHASGTDRVNEAATILGLEPDHIIINVQADEPFIEPEVIESVKDLVQKHRDSDEIMLHSVYKEIDAQKADDPNRVKVVLDSTNFALYFSRSKIPYPREELKIYYQHIGIYGYTRKMLERFCSLKEAPLENIEKLEQLRVLYHGYKIAMAKVKSRSIGVDTLEDLKRLSL
- a CDS encoding ABC transporter permease produces the protein MKKPVISIVILFFIFMLTFFGGYFYKVSAYDPNVHQILLPPSIEHPFGTDRLGRDLLARIIEGGKNSLIIGVGSAIISSFIALIAGVSAGYFRGWVDRGFVVVVDLFLTFPTFFLLLALVSYIQASALVLIIVISITGWMGNARMMRSESYAIAKKPFVKILKIAHAHSYKIILKYFLPLLAPLFFIGFTFGVGGAILAESGLSFLGLGVLPPQMSWGSILSEGKEVIDIAWWVSFFPGLMIFLVTFSLINISDYLQNVTNKKEKML